ACCGACGCCCGAATCGCCCTGTCGCTGCCCGCGTTCGCCCGCGATCGAGTCGATCTCGTCGAAGAAGATCACGGTCGGGGCGTTCGAGCGGGCCTTCTCGAAGACCTCCCGAACTCCCTTCTCGGACTCACCGACGTACTTGTTCAAGAGTTCGGGCCCCTTGATCGAGATGAAGTTCGACTGGGACTCGTTCGCGACGGCTTTGGCCAGCAGCGTCTTCCCGGTGCCGGGCGGGCCGTACATGAGGACGCCCTTGGCGGCCTGCATGTCCATCTGCTCGAAGACCTCGGGGTAGTCAAGCGGCCACTGGATCGTCTCGCGCAGGCGCTCTTTGGTGTCGCCAAGCCCGCCGACATCCTCCCAGGTGATGTCGGGAACCTCGACGAAGACCTCCCGCATCGCCGAGGGCTGGATCCCCTTGAGCGCCTCCTTGACGTCGCCCTCGGTCACCTCGAGGGACTCGAGGATCTCGGCGTCGATCTCGTCGGATTCCAGGTCGAGATCGGGACGGATCCGGCGCAGGGCGTTCATCGCGCCCTCGCGGGCGAGACTCTCGAGGTCGGCGCCGACGAAGCCGTGGGTGTTCTCGGCGTAGTGCTCGAGGTCGACGTCCTCGGACAGGGGCATCCCGCGGGTGTGGACCTGCAGGATCTCCTTGCGGCCGCCCTTGTCGGGGACGCCGATCTCGATCTCGCGGTCGAAGCGCCCGCCCCGTCGCAGCGCGGGGTCGATCGCGTCGACGCGGTTGGTCGCGGCGATGACGGTGACCCGGCCCCGTTCCTCGAGGCCGTCCATCAGGCTGAGCAGTTGCGCGACCACGCGGCGTTCGACGTCGCCGCCGGCCTCCTCGCGTTTGGCGGCGATGGAGTCGAGCTCGTCGATGAAGATGATCGCGGGCGCGTTCTCCTCGGCGTCCTCGAACACCTCGCGGAGCTGCTCTTCGCTCTCGCCGTAGTACTTCGACATGATCTCCGGGCCGGAGATCGTCTCGAAGTGGGCGTCGATCTCGTTGGCGACAGCCTTGGCCATCAGGGTCTTTCCGGTGCCCGGCGGGCCGTGCAGGAGCACGCCCTTGGGCGGTTCGATGCCGAGCTGCTGGAACAGCTCGGGGTGGCGCATCGGCAGCTCGATCATCTCGCGAACCTGATCGAGCTCGTCGTCCAGACCGCCGATGTCCTCGTAGGTGATGTTTGGCACGCCCTCGGGCGAGCCGTCGGCGTCGGTGCTAACCTGCTCGGCCGGCGTCTCGGAGATCTCGATGTTCGTCGAGTCCGTGATGACGACCGTTCCGGACGGATCGGCGCTCGCGATCTTCAGTGGCACCGACTGCCCCGAGCTTGCCATCGGACCGAACGAGAGCGAGAACGGCACCGTCTGCCCCTCGGTGACCGCCTGGCCGGACAGCTTGTCGCGCACAAGCGGGCCGATGTCGCCGCGAATGCGGAGGTTCTGCGGGAGCGCGACCGTAACCGAGTTCGCGGGCTGGACGTCGGCCGGCTCGATATCGACGCTGTCGTCGATCCCGACGTCGGCCTCCTGGCGCAGACGGCCGTCGATCCGAACGATGCCGCGGCCCTCGTCCTCCGGGTAGCCGGGCCAGACGCGCGCGACGGCCTGGCTATCGCCCTTGCCCTCGATGACGATGTAGTCGCCGTTCTCGAGGTCGAGCTCGCGCATCGAGACGCGGTCGATCGCGGCGAGCCCGCGGCCCGCGTCCTTCTGTTTCAGGGGTTTGACGGTGAGTTTCATTGGTTGCCCTCCAGTTCGACAGTGAGCACGCCGTTTCTGATAAACGTGTGCGCGTCAGCTGCACCGTCGGGCAGCTCGAACTCGTACTGGTCGTCGCCGTCGACGACGATGACCGTTCCGTCGACGACGTCCACGTCGGCGTCGGTACTCGCCGTACCGAAGTCGACGGCCAGCACCGATCCGTCCTCGTACTCGTAGCGACGAGCAATCTGCTCGTCTCCACGGGTGAATTGATCGAGTGTCATTTTGATACTAACCACGGGTAAGCGCTACTAGTATATAAGTATTACTCAGAGCGGGTAC
This genomic window from Natronococcus occultus SP4 contains:
- a CDS encoding CDC48 family AAA ATPase codes for the protein MKLTVKPLKQKDAGRGLAAIDRVSMRELDLENGDYIVIEGKGDSQAVARVWPGYPEDEGRGIVRIDGRLRQEADVGIDDSVDIEPADVQPANSVTVALPQNLRIRGDIGPLVRDKLSGQAVTEGQTVPFSLSFGPMASSGQSVPLKIASADPSGTVVITDSTNIEISETPAEQVSTDADGSPEGVPNITYEDIGGLDDELDQVREMIELPMRHPELFQQLGIEPPKGVLLHGPPGTGKTLMAKAVANEIDAHFETISGPEIMSKYYGESEEQLREVFEDAEENAPAIIFIDELDSIAAKREEAGGDVERRVVAQLLSLMDGLEERGRVTVIAATNRVDAIDPALRRGGRFDREIEIGVPDKGGRKEILQVHTRGMPLSEDVDLEHYAENTHGFVGADLESLAREGAMNALRRIRPDLDLESDEIDAEILESLEVTEGDVKEALKGIQPSAMREVFVEVPDITWEDVGGLGDTKERLRETIQWPLDYPEVFEQMDMQAAKGVLMYGPPGTGKTLLAKAVANESQSNFISIKGPELLNKYVGESEKGVREVFEKARSNAPTVIFFDEIDSIAGERGQRQGDSGVGERVVSQLLTELDGLEELEDVVVIATTNRPDLIDSALLRPGRLDRHVHVPVPDEEGRRKIFEVHTRDKPLADAVDLDWLAGETEGYVGADIEAVCREASMAASREFINSVDPDDMPDTIENVRISKEHFERALEEVQPSVTPETRERYEEIEQEFQTAEPESEDQLGRTFQ
- a CDS encoding DUF7127 family protein codes for the protein MTLDQFTRGDEQIARRYEYEDGSVLAVDFGTASTDADVDVVDGTVIVVDGDDQYEFELPDGAADAHTFIRNGVLTVELEGNQ